One window of the Verrucomicrobiota bacterium genome contains the following:
- the glgP gene encoding alpha-glucan family phosphorylase: MTKTALSSSELTDLIVGINRMARNLWWTWSQEAQEVFHELSPRGWQNLYHNAVAVLREVSDYELRVRLQDQEFAQHVREALRKFEAYLADKNTWGRAHAPALHTYPVAYFSAEFGFHETLPIAAGGLGILAGDHAKSASDLDIGFVGISLFYREGYFQQTFNHENWQIEVYPLLHPKDLPLEPVLNAKGEPVVCTVEIAMAQVYFKAWRVNVGRCAVYLLDTNLPENEQRYRDLTVRVYGGDSTTRIMQEILLGVGGVRLLRHLGIEPSVFHMNEGHAAFLTLELIREKLAEGKTLSAAMSATRAQCIFTTHTPVEAGHDRFSSDLISYALFKLQHQLKLSLKELMKLGQVEAGSETELFCMTVLALKLSRAANGVSELHGQVSRHMWQPLFPKKTADEVPIGHITNGVHLLGWMKGPARRFWRRKLGPDWEQNINTPEFWARVEDPEFISDEEIWALRYKLRRELIEFTRRRLLIQGQRLTQSDFIAFDQLLNPDALTIGFARRFATYKRAPLIFQQFDNIVKLVSDKHRPIQFIFAGKAHPKDDEGKRYIQHILHLSKYTELKDHLIFVENYDVHVARQMVSGCDVWLNNPRRPLEASGTSGQKTACHGCLNLSILDGWWREGYDGTNGFVIGDDSHPDNVEEQDRRDSENLYRVLTEEVIPTFYNRDAMGIPHQWIAKIRRAMATLVPKYDTWRMVQEYTEKYYLAR; the protein is encoded by the coding sequence ATGACCAAAACCGCCCTGTCTTCATCGGAATTGACCGACCTCATTGTCGGGATCAACCGGATGGCTCGCAACCTCTGGTGGACCTGGAGTCAGGAAGCTCAGGAGGTGTTCCACGAACTCTCGCCGCGCGGCTGGCAAAACCTCTACCACAACGCCGTAGCCGTGCTGCGGGAAGTTTCCGATTATGAGTTGCGCGTGCGGCTCCAGGACCAGGAATTCGCTCAACACGTCCGTGAAGCGCTCCGAAAATTCGAGGCGTATCTGGCCGACAAGAACACCTGGGGACGGGCTCACGCTCCTGCGCTTCACACCTATCCGGTGGCTTACTTCAGCGCCGAATTCGGTTTTCACGAAACGCTGCCCATCGCCGCCGGCGGCCTGGGCATCCTCGCGGGTGATCACGCCAAGTCCGCGAGCGACCTGGACATCGGGTTCGTCGGCATCAGCCTGTTTTATCGCGAAGGTTACTTCCAACAAACCTTCAACCACGAAAACTGGCAGATTGAGGTTTATCCGCTTTTGCACCCGAAAGACCTGCCGCTTGAACCGGTGCTCAACGCCAAAGGCGAGCCGGTCGTCTGCACGGTCGAAATCGCGATGGCGCAAGTCTATTTCAAAGCCTGGCGCGTGAATGTCGGGCGTTGCGCGGTGTATCTGCTCGACACCAACCTTCCGGAAAACGAGCAACGCTACCGGGACCTGACGGTGCGCGTTTATGGCGGCGACAGCACCACGCGGATCATGCAGGAAATTCTCCTGGGCGTGGGCGGCGTCCGCTTGCTCCGGCACCTGGGCATCGAGCCGTCGGTCTTTCACATGAACGAAGGCCACGCCGCTTTCCTGACGCTGGAATTGATCCGGGAAAAGCTCGCTGAAGGAAAAACTCTTTCGGCGGCGATGTCCGCCACGCGGGCGCAATGCATTTTTACGACGCACACGCCCGTCGAAGCCGGCCACGACCGGTTCAGCAGCGATCTGATCAGCTATGCATTGTTCAAGCTGCAGCACCAGCTCAAACTTTCCTTGAAGGAGTTGATGAAACTCGGACAGGTGGAAGCCGGGAGCGAAACCGAACTCTTCTGCATGACCGTGCTCGCGCTCAAACTGTCGCGCGCGGCCAATGGCGTCAGCGAACTGCACGGGCAAGTCAGCCGCCACATGTGGCAACCGCTTTTTCCGAAGAAGACCGCCGACGAAGTGCCCATTGGCCATATCACCAACGGCGTTCATTTGCTCGGCTGGATGAAGGGACCGGCGCGGCGTTTTTGGAGACGCAAACTGGGACCCGACTGGGAACAAAACATCAACACGCCTGAGTTCTGGGCGCGCGTCGAAGACCCGGAGTTTATTTCCGACGAGGAAATCTGGGCCTTGCGCTACAAACTCCGCCGCGAGTTGATTGAATTCACCCGGCGGCGTTTGTTGATTCAGGGCCAGCGCCTGACCCAAAGCGACTTCATTGCGTTCGATCAACTGCTGAACCCCGACGCGCTGACGATCGGGTTCGCCCGACGCTTTGCCACTTACAAACGCGCGCCGCTGATTTTCCAGCAGTTCGACAACATCGTGAAGCTCGTCTCGGACAAACACCGGCCCATCCAGTTCATCTTTGCCGGCAAAGCCCATCCGAAGGACGACGAAGGCAAACGGTACATCCAGCACATCCTGCATCTGAGCAAATACACCGAACTGAAGGATCATTTGATTTTCGTCGAGAACTACGACGTTCACGTGGCGCGGCAGATGGTGTCGGGCTGCGACGTCTGGCTGAACAATCCGCGCCGGCCGCTGGAAGCCTCCGGCACGAGCGGCCAGAAAACCGCCTGCCACGGTTGCCTCAACCTGAGCATCCTCGACGGCTGGTGGCGCGAAGGCTACGACGGCACGAACGGCTTTGTCATCGGCGACGATTCCCACCCGGACAACGTGGAGGAACAGGACCGGCGCGACAGTGAGAATCTCTACCGCGTCCTCACCGAGGAAGTTATTCCCACTTTCTACAATCGCGATGCCATGGGAATTCCTCACCAGTGGATCGCGAAAATCCGGCGCGCGATGGCGACGCTGGTCCCGAAGTACGATACCTGGCGAATGGTCCAGGAGTACACGGAGAAATATTACCTGGCGCGGTGA
- a CDS encoding cupin domain-containing protein produces the protein MRKINTKDIPEISWSSPKGKFGGAGKEISEALGRKPNSTDLRERHPFDVEICRIPSGKSAYPYHSHSAQWEFYHVISGRGIVRHEHGTTPIEPGDAFVFGPGQPHQITNPNSDSGEDLVLYVVADNPIGESCYYPDSGKWLVRSPERKLIRSDGLDYYQGEE, from the coding sequence CTGCGCAAAATCAACACGAAGGATATCCCCGAAATCTCGTGGTCGTCGCCCAAAGGAAAATTCGGCGGCGCCGGGAAGGAGATCTCCGAAGCGCTGGGGCGCAAGCCGAACTCGACCGACCTCCGAGAGCGGCATCCGTTCGACGTGGAGATTTGCCGCATCCCATCAGGCAAAAGCGCTTACCCATATCATTCCCACAGCGCCCAGTGGGAATTCTATCACGTGATCTCCGGCCGAGGGATCGTCCGGCACGAGCACGGAACAACTCCGATCGAACCGGGCGACGCGTTCGTTTTCGGGCCGGGGCAACCTCATCAGATCACGAATCCCAACTCGGATTCGGGCGAGGACCTCGTGCTCTACGTGGTCGCGGACAATCCGATCGGCGAGTCCTGCTATTATCCGGACAGCGGGAAATGGCTGGTTCGTTCGCCGGAGCGAAAACTGATTCGCTCGGACGGTCTGGATTACTACCAGGGAGAGGAATGA
- a CDS encoding sel1 repeat family protein, whose product MLALDFEGTKARAEQGNVSAQYNLGVMFDNGLGVTEDPAEAARWYRLAAEQGDPEAQSNLGVLFDAGRGVPQDFVEAVKWYHKAAVQGHARAQYNLGLMYENGLGVRPSDAEAAAWYRQAAERGIVAAQSNLGCLYAHGRGVPQDYAEAHRWNMLGAQSGSAQAQFNLGVLHAKGLGVPIDYIEAYKWFSLAASQRYAQAVNVLYLFAQVMAPNEVAEAKRRAEEFTAAQGRRH is encoded by the coding sequence ATGCTGGCTCTGGATTTTGAAGGCACCAAAGCGCGAGCGGAGCAAGGGAACGTCTCCGCTCAATACAACCTGGGTGTCATGTTCGACAATGGACTCGGTGTAACCGAAGATCCGGCGGAAGCCGCCCGGTGGTATCGACTGGCGGCGGAACAGGGCGATCCGGAAGCGCAGTCCAATCTCGGCGTGTTGTTCGACGCCGGCCGCGGCGTGCCCCAGGATTTTGTCGAAGCCGTCAAATGGTATCACAAAGCGGCGGTCCAGGGACACGCTCGCGCGCAGTACAATCTCGGATTGATGTATGAGAACGGCCTCGGCGTGCGCCCCAGCGACGCCGAAGCCGCCGCCTGGTACCGCCAGGCCGCCGAGCGCGGAATTGTCGCGGCGCAGAGCAACCTCGGTTGCCTTTATGCGCACGGCCGAGGCGTGCCGCAAGATTACGCCGAGGCGCACCGCTGGAACATGCTGGGGGCGCAGAGCGGATCGGCTCAGGCGCAATTCAATCTCGGAGTGCTTCACGCGAAAGGACTCGGCGTGCCTATCGATTACATTGAAGCGTACAAATGGTTCAGCCTGGCCGCGTCGCAGCGCTATGCGCAGGCCGTGAACGTCCTTTACCTCTTCGCGCAAGTCATGGCGCCAAATGAAGTCGCCGAAGCCAAGCGCCGCGCGGAAGAATTCACGGCGGCGCAGGGGCGGCGCCATTGA